One genomic region from Leptolyngbyaceae cyanobacterium JSC-12 encodes:
- a CDS encoding ribose-phosphate pyrophosphokinase (IMG reference gene:2510097492~PFAM: Phosphoribosyl transferase domain~TIGRFAM: ribose-phosphate pyrophosphokinase) translates to MIRTASLSPQLTLPSLNENNRLRLLSGSANLELSQEVARYLGVDLGPMVRKRFADGELYIQIQESIRGCDVYLLQPTCRPVNDHLMELLTMIDACRRASARQITAVIPYYGYARADRKTAGRESITAKLVANLITQAGASRILAMDLHSAQIQGYFDIPMDHVYGSPVVLDYLSSKQLPDLVVVSPDVGGVARARAFAKKLNDAPLAIIDKRRQAHNVAEVLNVIGDVRGKTAVLVDDMIDTAGTITEGARLLKQEGARQVYACVTHPVFSPPAIERLSSGIFEEVIVTNTIPVSEDHRFPQLTVLSVANLLGEAIWRIHEDSSVSSMFR, encoded by the coding sequence GTGATCCGCACTGCATCCCTCTCTCCCCAACTTACGCTTCCCTCTCTCAACGAGAATAATCGACTTCGATTACTTTCTGGTTCTGCCAACCTGGAGCTTTCCCAAGAGGTCGCTCGTTATCTGGGCGTTGACTTAGGACCGATGGTTCGTAAGCGCTTCGCCGATGGTGAATTGTATATTCAGATTCAAGAATCGATTCGCGGTTGTGATGTTTACTTGTTGCAGCCTACGTGTCGCCCAGTAAACGACCACCTGATGGAACTCCTTACAATGATTGATGCCTGCCGCCGGGCATCAGCGAGACAGATCACAGCAGTCATTCCTTATTATGGATACGCCAGAGCTGATCGCAAAACGGCAGGACGTGAATCAATTACAGCCAAACTGGTCGCCAATCTGATTACGCAAGCCGGGGCCAGTCGAATCCTGGCAATGGATCTGCACTCTGCCCAGATTCAGGGATATTTCGACATCCCAATGGATCATGTTTATGGGTCTCCAGTGGTTTTGGATTATCTCTCTAGCAAGCAGTTGCCAGATTTAGTCGTGGTATCGCCAGATGTTGGCGGTGTGGCACGGGCACGGGCTTTTGCTAAAAAGCTCAACGATGCGCCCCTAGCAATTATTGACAAACGCCGTCAAGCACACAATGTGGCTGAAGTGTTGAATGTGATTGGGGATGTTCGCGGTAAAACAGCAGTTTTAGTTGATGACATGATCGATACGGCTGGCACAATTACAGAAGGGGCACGGTTGCTGAAGCAAGAAGGGGCGCGTCAGGTTTATGCCTGTGTTACTCACCCAGTTTTCTCGCCTCCTGCGATTGAGCGGCTTTCTAGTGGGATTTTTGAAGAAGTCATTGTGACTAACACGATCCCGGTGTCAGAGGATCATCGGTTCCCTCAACTAACTGTTCTATCAGTGGCAAATCTTCTTGGAGAGGCCATTTGGCGGATTCATGAAGATAGCTCTGTGAGCAGTATGTTTCGCTAG
- a CDS encoding tetratricopeptide repeat protein (IMG reference gene:2510097493~PFAM: Tetratricopeptide repeat), which translates to MVQQLDSASWYSHSSSLYGQGVYEGAIAQYDQLLANQPDLYEVWTYRGYALEQLGQLREALANFEQALKVNSEFALAWHGKGIVFAKLSDYDEALTCLDKTVKLAPKDPKAWYNRGNALIHLQRFEEALTSFNRTIELTPDDYKAWYHRSKTLTNLGYLYAALASLEKALSIKPDCYYAWSYRGTVLKKLGSYEDAIASFDHSLRIKPNHSDAWYNKARCYALQGNIKQALCYLHRAIKLNPTLYTALARVDSDFSRLHSHPQFRALIQPSN; encoded by the coding sequence ATGGTGCAACAACTTGACTCAGCAAGCTGGTATAGCCACAGCAGTTCACTTTATGGACAAGGCGTTTATGAAGGGGCAATCGCTCAGTATGACCAACTACTCGCGAATCAACCCGATCTTTACGAAGTCTGGACCTATCGCGGCTATGCATTAGAGCAATTAGGACAGCTTCGTGAAGCACTGGCAAACTTTGAGCAAGCCCTCAAAGTCAATTCTGAATTTGCTTTAGCCTGGCATGGTAAAGGGATCGTCTTTGCTAAGCTTTCAGACTATGACGAAGCGCTAACGTGTTTGGATAAGACGGTGAAGCTCGCTCCGAAAGATCCAAAAGCCTGGTACAATCGGGGAAATGCGCTTATTCATCTGCAACGTTTTGAAGAGGCGTTGACCAGCTTTAACCGAACCATTGAACTTACTCCGGATGATTACAAAGCCTGGTATCACCGCAGTAAAACACTAACTAACCTTGGGTATTTGTATGCGGCTCTTGCCAGTCTTGAGAAGGCACTGAGCATTAAGCCTGATTGCTACTATGCCTGGAGTTACCGTGGTACCGTGCTGAAAAAACTAGGTTCTTATGAAGATGCGATCGCTAGTTTTGACCACTCCTTACGCATCAAGCCTAATCACTCCGATGCTTGGTACAACAAAGCTCGCTGCTACGCGTTGCAAGGTAATATCAAACAGGCACTTTGCTATCTGCATCGAGCAATTAAGCTGAATCCAACCCTATACACTGCCCTTGCCAGAGTGGATTCTGATTTTAGTCGCTTGCATAGCCATCCACAATTTCGAGCCTTAATTCAGCCCTCAAACTAA
- a CDS encoding tetratricopeptide repeat protein (IMG reference gene:2510097494~PFAM: Tetratricopeptide repeat), with the protein MSRKPDSEAEFYLHQGIQLSHGCAYEDAIMSFERALQSSPTWHEPWYFKGMALCELQRYEEAVQSFNQAIDLRADYPEALNSRGIALFNLGSYDSAIASYDKAIKLRPTFHQAWFNRGNALDKLGCYEAALESYDKSLEIEPDYSKSWYNRGITLSKLERYDDAIASYDKAIEFRPHYSNAWYNRANILHRQKRYSEALESYERVLSIKPDWHGAWYNLGNILHKLGRHEEAVASYNRALKIVPKFYGAWYNRGNALDALGRYDEAIESYRRALEIKPNLREAWYNWGSTLYKASRYEEAIASYDQAIRLDPKFAKAWSSRGTAFRKLGMYAEAIISYDKAVQHQPDLYEAWYGRGIALGHLGHNEAAVASYDHAVAINPDFYPAWYSRGVALGHLGDYDAAITSYDQALQINPNFPEAVSRRNLALNYTSQPELSADREDDPQNELELLPDSSDITTDILAEPYNS; encoded by the coding sequence ATGTCCCGTAAGCCGGATTCAGAAGCAGAATTTTATCTCCATCAGGGAATACAGCTTAGCCATGGGTGTGCTTATGAGGATGCCATTATGAGCTTTGAGCGAGCGCTTCAGTCTTCCCCCACTTGGCATGAACCCTGGTATTTCAAAGGCATGGCACTGTGCGAATTGCAACGTTATGAAGAAGCCGTTCAAAGTTTCAACCAGGCGATTGATTTACGGGCAGATTATCCAGAGGCATTAAACAGCCGAGGAATTGCGTTATTTAATCTGGGCAGCTACGATTCGGCGATCGCCAGTTATGACAAAGCAATCAAACTGCGCCCCACCTTTCACCAAGCCTGGTTTAATCGGGGCAATGCGCTGGATAAGCTGGGATGTTATGAGGCTGCTCTAGAAAGCTATGATAAATCTCTGGAAATTGAGCCAGACTATTCCAAGTCCTGGTATAACCGGGGCATCACTTTGAGCAAACTGGAACGATACGATGACGCGATCGCCAGTTATGATAAAGCGATTGAATTCCGTCCTCACTACTCTAATGCCTGGTATAATCGTGCGAATATTCTGCACAGGCAAAAACGCTACTCAGAAGCCTTAGAGAGTTACGAGCGAGTTCTCTCAATCAAACCTGATTGGCATGGAGCCTGGTACAACTTGGGCAACATTTTGCATAAGTTAGGTCGGCACGAAGAAGCCGTTGCTAGTTACAATCGCGCCCTCAAAATCGTACCCAAGTTTTACGGAGCCTGGTACAACCGAGGCAATGCGCTAGACGCCTTGGGGCGATATGATGAGGCTATTGAAAGCTATCGACGTGCTCTAGAGATTAAACCGAATTTGCGCGAAGCTTGGTACAACTGGGGTAGCACGTTATATAAGGCAAGTCGGTATGAAGAGGCGATCGCCAGCTATGACCAGGCAATTCGGCTCGATCCTAAATTTGCCAAAGCCTGGAGCAGTCGTGGTACGGCTTTTCGCAAATTGGGGATGTATGCTGAGGCTATCATCAGTTACGATAAAGCCGTCCAGCATCAGCCCGATCTATATGAAGCCTGGTATGGGCGAGGTATTGCATTAGGGCACTTAGGGCACAATGAAGCCGCTGTTGCAAGTTATGATCACGCTGTTGCCATCAACCCAGATTTCTACCCTGCCTGGTATAGTCGCGGAGTAGCTCTGGGTCACTTAGGTGACTATGACGCTGCAATTACCAGTTATGACCAAGCACTACAAATTAATCCGAATTTCCCAGAAGCGGTTAGTCGTCGCAACCTGGCACTGAATTATACGAGCCAGCCTGAACTTTCTGCAGACCGAGAGGATGATCCTCAAAACGAATTAGAGCTTTTACCAGATTCCAGTGATATTACTACTGACATCCTGGCAGAACCGTATAATTCTTGA
- a CDS encoding putative acyltransferase (IMG reference gene:2510097495~PFAM: Acyltransferase family) — MLNQRVDRSQRLAWLEGIRILAVVTLLLYQAQLRFTAYAYAPQPTGLQDNFNQLIFVTRDLPEPSLLIKILGLPTWFGFQFIDVFVLISGFSLVLSLRGNELETGKFMKRRLGRVLWPFWTIAWLSYPILWAISVATKTYLPNPWFIFAGVSFPLVYTYNGELLMSTSGPWWLVSLILSFTLLFPVLWHLLHRWGASNLLVVSILVTVGYRAMSVYIFGGHPSYVLWDSPARWHPFALFLAKLSTFVLGMVVAQAFLQGKGPLRWTAQRTLLVGIPVYAIGFICQFYRLGWLCSDLLLPVGLGLCCMTVARWLCRWEWLATGMVNLGAHTYSYFLLHGLVVDRMLQLIVHGEPTRYALSLPVMVGGTLILAMVADYVTPLIRRIVVGLIRDMDYVLSTTPDLQRRVWDLRVGDEVCYRGEAGWTVLKVEKLWDEREFLLCQVSDGQRSLWVNEDDLEPTEQCLR, encoded by the coding sequence ATGCTGAATCAAAGGGTAGATCGATCGCAGCGTCTAGCCTGGTTAGAGGGAATCCGAATTCTTGCTGTCGTAACCCTATTGCTTTATCAGGCTCAGTTGCGGTTTACAGCGTATGCTTATGCTCCCCAACCCACAGGGTTACAAGATAATTTCAATCAACTAATTTTTGTCACTCGCGACTTACCTGAACCCAGCTTGTTAATAAAGATACTGGGTTTACCAACCTGGTTCGGGTTTCAGTTTATTGATGTTTTTGTTTTAATCAGTGGGTTTAGTCTGGTTCTTTCCCTACGCGGCAACGAACTGGAAACTGGTAAATTCATGAAACGTCGGCTGGGACGAGTTTTGTGGCCATTTTGGACGATCGCATGGCTCTCTTACCCCATCCTGTGGGCGATCTCAGTTGCCACCAAAACCTATTTGCCAAATCCCTGGTTTATTTTTGCTGGGGTTAGCTTCCCACTGGTATACACCTACAATGGAGAACTCCTGATGAGCACCAGCGGTCCCTGGTGGCTGGTATCGCTGATCCTGAGTTTTACCCTCTTGTTTCCAGTTCTTTGGCACCTGTTGCACCGTTGGGGAGCCAGTAATTTGCTGGTCGTGAGTATCCTTGTCACTGTTGGCTACCGAGCCATGTCTGTTTACATATTTGGGGGACATCCCAGCTACGTCTTGTGGGATAGCCCAGCCCGCTGGCATCCGTTTGCCCTCTTTCTGGCAAAACTTAGCACCTTCGTGTTGGGGATGGTGGTGGCTCAAGCTTTTTTGCAAGGTAAGGGGCCCCTGCGTTGGACCGCACAACGAACTTTGTTGGTTGGTATTCCGGTCTATGCTATAGGGTTTATTTGTCAGTTCTATCGTCTGGGATGGCTGTGCTCTGACTTGTTGTTGCCAGTAGGCTTAGGGTTGTGTTGTATGACCGTCGCCCGCTGGTTATGCCGCTGGGAGTGGTTAGCAACTGGCATGGTTAACTTAGGAGCACATACTTATAGCTACTTCTTACTTCATGGGTTAGTTGTGGATCGAATGCTCCAATTAATTGTTCATGGTGAACCAACACGCTATGCTTTGTCTTTACCAGTCATGGTAGGGGGAACATTGATTCTAGCGATGGTCGCAGATTATGTGACTCCTTTAATCCGGCGAATTGTGGTGGGTTTAATCCGAGATATGGATTACGTATTATCGACTACACCCGATCTTCAACGGCGTGTTTGGGATCTAAGGGTTGGTGATGAGGTGTGTTATCGGGGTGAGGCAGGTTGGACTGTGCTAAAAGTTGAAAAATTGTGGGATGAACGGGAGTTTCTGCTGTGCCAGGTAAGTGATGGACAACGATCGCTGTGGGTGAATGAAGATGACCTGGAACCAACCGAACAATGCTTGCGATGA